The following coding sequences are from one Luteolibacter yonseiensis window:
- a CDS encoding terminase small subunit, whose translation MKPLQDGRKPLNVRQERFAELVVSGLSATEAYIQAGYKVTVKSAGTNGPRLLENAAIRARVAELRAPQTAAALMTKDRKRQILAGIAEDPKSGLLARIRAIEVDAKLAGDFEPDQVVVETGPKTLDALEARAKEVVSALDRRRQK comes from the coding sequence ATGAAACCGTTACAAGATGGGCGGAAGCCTCTGAACGTCAGGCAAGAGCGATTCGCGGAACTGGTGGTCTCAGGCCTCAGCGCAACCGAAGCATACATCCAAGCGGGCTACAAGGTGACCGTGAAGAGTGCCGGAACCAACGGGCCAAGGCTGCTGGAAAACGCTGCAATCAGGGCAAGAGTGGCAGAACTCCGCGCCCCGCAGACCGCCGCGGCACTCATGACGAAGGATCGGAAGCGTCAGATCCTGGCTGGAATTGCCGAAGATCCGAAGTCCGGACTGCTCGCGAGGATCCGCGCCATCGAGGTGGATGCGAAGCTGGCCGGAGACTTCGAGCCGGACCAAGTGGTCGTGGAGACCGGGCCGAAGACGCTGGATGCGCTCGAAGCCAGGGCAAAGGAAGTGGTGTCCGCGCTGGATCGGAGGAGGCAGAAATGA